The following proteins are co-located in the Pyrococcus abyssi GE5 genome:
- the shyA gene encoding NAD(P)-dependent hydrogenase/sulfhydrogenase 2 subunit alpha: MIIELDEFTRVEGIGKAEIVIENGTVKDARVKILEGPRFFEVLTLGRHYMDVPDLEARICAICYASHSIASVRAIENALGIEVSESVEKLRELALWGEIIESHALHLYLLALPDVYGYPDAISMVSKYGELIKEGLTIKALGNMIRETIAGREIHGINVKPGGFGRYPSERELEKIAKHARALVRFARRIVNIFATQEPRGAKIEVPMVTSEYLWGDELIAGNDRIQYEDIEEVPVPYSFAKHSYYKGKPIFVGALARLLLKGSKLEGEAKRLLDSYKEKIKSGHVIYNNLAQAIELVYALEVASKIAEELISEGIEKSTCEPSEKSGEGIGYVEAPRGVLVHHYRIENERIVWSNTITPTAFNQGMMEKSLLEDARNMFGKESETTLKSKLEEVVRAFDPCISCSVHVVRL, translated from the coding sequence ATGATAATCGAGCTCGACGAGTTTACCAGGGTTGAGGGGATAGGAAAGGCCGAAATAGTCATTGAAAACGGAACGGTTAAAGATGCTCGGGTCAAAATTCTCGAGGGACCGAGATTCTTCGAGGTTTTAACCTTAGGGAGGCACTACATGGACGTTCCTGACTTAGAGGCTAGAATATGTGCGATATGCTATGCTTCCCATTCAATAGCCTCGGTTAGGGCGATTGAAAATGCCCTAGGCATTGAAGTTTCTGAGAGCGTTGAGAAGCTGAGGGAGTTAGCTCTATGGGGGGAGATCATAGAGAGCCACGCCCTTCACCTTTACCTCTTAGCCCTACCCGATGTGTACGGTTACCCCGATGCCATCTCGATGGTATCGAAGTACGGAGAGCTGATAAAGGAAGGCCTAACGATCAAGGCCCTTGGGAACATGATAAGGGAAACGATAGCTGGAAGGGAGATCCATGGAATCAACGTAAAGCCCGGGGGATTCGGAAGGTATCCAAGCGAAAGAGAGCTAGAGAAGATAGCCAAGCACGCTAGGGCATTGGTTAGATTCGCAAGGAGAATCGTTAATATCTTCGCAACTCAGGAACCTAGAGGGGCTAAAATTGAAGTTCCAATGGTAACTTCCGAATACTTATGGGGAGATGAGCTAATAGCTGGAAACGATAGGATCCAATACGAAGACATTGAAGAGGTTCCCGTCCCTTATAGCTTCGCCAAGCACAGCTATTATAAAGGTAAACCCATATTCGTAGGGGCCTTAGCGAGGTTGCTCCTTAAAGGGAGTAAGCTCGAAGGAGAAGCTAAGAGGTTGCTCGATTCATACAAGGAGAAGATTAAGAGTGGACACGTTATTTACAATAACTTAGCCCAAGCGATAGAATTGGTTTATGCTTTAGAGGTTGCCTCAAAAATAGCCGAGGAATTGATCAGCGAAGGTATCGAAAAATCCACGTGCGAGCCTAGTGAGAAGAGCGGGGAAGGTATAGGGTACGTTGAGGCCCCAAGGGGAGTTTTAGTTCACCACTATAGGATAGAAAACGAGAGGATAGTGTGGTCGAACACTATAACTCCAACGGCCTTCAACCAAGGAATGATGGAGAAAAGCCTTCTCGAGGATGCAAGAAATATGTTCGGAAAGGAATCAGAAACAACACTCAAGAGCAAGCTTGAGGAGGTAGTTAGGGCCTTTGATCCATGTATCTCATGCTCTGTTCACGTGGTTAGGCTTTAA
- a CDS encoding class I SAM-dependent methyltransferase, which produces MQGVYFLTFREAREILRARKIAKINPNLNKTAELIEVEVIDNYAVFPDGSRIKLELIRKIAEDEGTVYFFKDGELYKAAIAGEHFYKLVPTIPPTIEIDGIRMHRTKDTDPLRDTLAKVETVKPRRGENVLDTCMGLGYTAIESARRGAFVLTIEKDKNVIELAKINPWSRELFEWPNIKVIHGDSYELVKNFDNESFDVIIHDPPRFSLAGELYSREFYEELYRILKPGGRLFHYVGNPGKKYRRKDMQRGVMERLRSVGFIKVKKVEEALGVFALKPNHVNRA; this is translated from the coding sequence ATGCAAGGCGTTTACTTTTTAACTTTCAGGGAAGCCAGGGAGATACTGAGGGCCAGAAAAATTGCCAAGATTAATCCGAACCTTAACAAAACGGCCGAGTTAATAGAAGTTGAAGTAATAGATAATTATGCAGTATTTCCAGATGGCTCTCGGATTAAACTGGAGCTAATCAGGAAGATAGCCGAAGACGAGGGGACGGTTTACTTCTTTAAGGATGGAGAACTTTACAAAGCTGCAATTGCCGGTGAGCATTTCTATAAACTAGTTCCAACGATACCCCCTACCATAGAGATAGACGGAATAAGGATGCACAGGACAAAGGATACAGATCCCCTGAGGGATACCCTAGCTAAGGTTGAAACCGTAAAGCCAAGAAGAGGAGAAAACGTTCTAGATACTTGTATGGGTTTGGGTTATACTGCAATAGAATCAGCAAGAAGAGGAGCGTTCGTTTTAACGATTGAGAAGGATAAGAATGTAATTGAACTAGCTAAAATAAACCCATGGAGTAGGGAGTTATTTGAATGGCCTAACATAAAGGTTATCCACGGCGATTCCTACGAGCTCGTGAAAAACTTTGATAATGAGTCCTTTGATGTCATAATTCATGACCCCCCAAGGTTTTCACTTGCTGGAGAGCTGTACAGCAGGGAGTTCTATGAGGAACTATATAGGATTCTTAAACCAGGAGGAAGGCTCTTCCATTACGTCGGGAACCCAGGGAAGAAGTACAGGAGGAAAGACATGCAAAGGGGCGTTATGGAGAGGCTCAGGAGTGTTGGGTTCATAAAGGTAAAGAAGGTCGAAGAGGCATTGGGAGTCTTTGCGTTAAAGCCTAACCACGTGAACAGAGCATGA
- a CDS encoding dipeptidase, producing the protein MIFDAHSDLPTFVYNEREKGKTRVLESNFEKFFTGISARVMSVWSRPDKRPVILRYALEAYNRLFKDVSESERFRIVGTVKEMDEAIKEGKVALWLGMEGGEPIESLDILEIFHSMGLRVLTLTWSLRNQIGDGVFERTKGGLTNFGAEVVGKCEELGIIVDVSHINEQGFWDVLDITAFPVIASHSNAKALCDHVRNLTDDQIKAIAERDGVIGAVAIPEFVDKEKPTLEKYVRHIEYMVDLVGYKHVGIGLDFVYYLGSKKSVEGLEDESKIPALIDTLNEKFSEKEVKAIAFENFKRVFERVVG; encoded by the coding sequence ATGATATTCGATGCACATTCAGACTTGCCGACATTCGTTTACAACGAAAGGGAGAAGGGCAAGACAAGGGTTCTAGAATCGAATTTCGAGAAGTTCTTTACGGGCATATCGGCAAGGGTCATGAGCGTTTGGAGTAGGCCTGACAAGAGGCCCGTAATACTGAGATACGCGCTAGAGGCTTATAATAGGCTGTTCAAGGACGTTAGCGAAAGCGAAAGGTTTAGGATAGTTGGAACCGTCAAGGAAATGGACGAAGCGATTAAGGAGGGAAAAGTTGCCCTCTGGCTGGGCATGGAAGGTGGTGAGCCTATAGAAAGCTTGGATATACTTGAGATCTTCCATTCGATGGGGCTGAGGGTTCTAACCCTAACCTGGAGCCTAAGAAATCAGATAGGAGACGGTGTTTTTGAGAGAACTAAGGGAGGATTAACGAACTTTGGGGCCGAAGTCGTTGGGAAGTGTGAAGAGCTTGGGATTATCGTGGATGTTAGTCACATCAACGAGCAGGGTTTCTGGGACGTTCTCGACATCACGGCATTTCCAGTTATAGCCTCTCACTCAAACGCAAAGGCCCTCTGTGACCATGTTAGGAATTTGACGGATGATCAGATAAAGGCAATAGCCGAGAGGGACGGCGTTATAGGAGCCGTTGCAATTCCAGAGTTCGTGGATAAGGAGAAACCAACCTTGGAGAAGTACGTTAGACATATAGAGTACATGGTTGACCTAGTAGGGTACAAGCATGTCGGTATAGGTCTCGACTTCGTCTACTACCTTGGAAGCAAGAAGAGCGTCGAGGGACTCGAGGATGAGTCAAAAATTCCGGCATTAATTGACACTCTTAACGAAAAGTTCTCCGAGAAGGAAGTTAAGGCGATAGCCTTCGAAAACTTCAAGAGGGTGTTTGAGAGGGTAGTTGGTTGA
- a CDS encoding RAD55 family ATPase, which produces MQKYYERISTGVKGLDELIEGGLIPGRVYLITGPPGSGKTTFGMHFLLEGARKGEKVAYVSLIHKPEEVVKDMLRFDPSIYVYVNKWKLMLYDLGPVLWRESTRVPTWRSVLSRIREIVEDEGISRLVIDPLTAIDFPLQNPVEKRVELAKFIRGLEDLGVTAYLIAEMIEMDKYSEEHFLVSGIIILHYFMHQGRMIRAIQIYKMRGTRHDSNLKLLKFTDKGLVVYNKSPFGAVEDGE; this is translated from the coding sequence ATGCAGAAATATTACGAGAGGATATCCACTGGGGTCAAAGGACTCGATGAACTCATCGAAGGCGGACTAATTCCGGGCAGGGTTTATCTAATCACGGGCCCCCCAGGAAGCGGTAAAACTACTTTTGGAATGCACTTTCTTCTTGAAGGTGCCAGGAAAGGTGAGAAAGTTGCTTACGTTTCTCTAATCCACAAGCCCGAGGAAGTAGTGAAGGACATGCTTAGGTTTGATCCCTCAATATACGTGTACGTTAACAAGTGGAAGCTCATGCTCTATGACCTCGGCCCAGTTCTATGGAGGGAATCAACTAGAGTACCAACTTGGAGAAGCGTGCTTTCTAGGATAAGGGAGATAGTTGAAGACGAGGGAATATCGAGGCTAGTCATTGATCCATTGACGGCAATAGATTTTCCATTGCAGAATCCAGTCGAAAAGAGGGTTGAATTGGCAAAGTTCATAAGAGGACTTGAAGATCTGGGCGTAACGGCCTATTTAATAGCGGAAATGATAGAGATGGACAAGTATTCAGAGGAGCACTTCTTAGTTAGCGGAATAATAATACTCCATTACTTCATGCATCAGGGGAGAATGATAAGGGCAATTCAAATCTACAAGATGAGGGGCACAAGGCATGATTCGAACCTGAAGTTGCTGAAATTCACGGATAAGGGGCTTGTCGTTTACAATAAATCTCCGTTCGGGGCTGTTGAAGATGGAGAGTGA
- a CDS encoding glycoside hydrolase, with product MFMKFTYHFHAYQPGDIIYVHDGSGWDPIKYSERLSPVALEIREEEVKGRNWTRAMIKAYEYVDDTLKMLDKGSVSVDFEPFTLYMILKYKPRIYGEIVETLETQVEPTPTVPFHPIMPHLSVFEQEILAKVSFDFYKPFIARKEVVPFWLPENVITKQTAKIIAEATDKDVIFLLDERQFIGVNIPQAKFSCNKYLCNGKSAFVFGRVHTISDAFAFNTLDVDGLTRAVAEGCIDVFKEKEGVEYLVFLSSDLESLVANPKQLDKFLNWIDKLKERGVEIVSVGEFVRRKVNDTYRKIPGECSESFRINVKDYSSWSDYFDLSVDGRTGDMRWTGIRREDNLVINRVYKGRKVSQLWKYAFMKLFRELNRTIRFGVIDMLRTNGVEDIEKIKEFLVRYARIFFKEHYEYFELDTSVDYVIEPIKDVDPAIALKLGRIYYLMLLSNHSCPRFWENVDTRVTFGNVAVISKALIELMELYLEENRERANYIFLEYMKLLAFPQLYYDYDLFRLKGLEGWETTEKAWFDSLRSEVPNSKYNVITRAALYVGKRDLPDEMKEVIEILYDLDHAVPDTGHIPGEMHGKWENMEWCEHKAVE from the coding sequence ATGTTCATGAAATTCACTTACCACTTTCATGCTTACCAACCAGGCGATATAATTTACGTTCACGATGGCTCCGGGTGGGATCCAATAAAGTACTCTGAGAGGTTGAGCCCAGTTGCACTAGAGATAAGGGAAGAGGAGGTAAAGGGCAGAAACTGGACGAGGGCCATGATAAAAGCCTACGAGTACGTTGATGATACCCTGAAAATGCTGGACAAAGGGTCGGTGAGCGTTGATTTTGAGCCCTTTACCCTGTACATGATACTGAAGTACAAGCCCAGGATATACGGGGAGATAGTTGAGACCCTTGAAACTCAAGTCGAACCAACACCTACAGTTCCTTTCCACCCTATAATGCCACATTTAAGCGTTTTTGAGCAAGAAATCTTGGCGAAGGTTTCATTTGACTTCTACAAACCTTTCATAGCGAGGAAAGAGGTAGTTCCATTTTGGTTACCCGAGAACGTGATAACGAAGCAAACGGCTAAGATAATCGCAGAAGCTACGGACAAGGATGTTATATTTCTACTCGATGAGAGACAATTCATAGGCGTTAACATTCCCCAAGCCAAATTCTCTTGCAACAAGTACCTTTGCAATGGAAAAAGTGCCTTCGTATTTGGAAGGGTGCACACGATAAGCGATGCGTTCGCATTCAACACATTAGATGTGGACGGACTTACGAGGGCGGTTGCCGAGGGTTGCATAGATGTGTTCAAGGAGAAGGAGGGCGTAGAGTACTTGGTCTTCCTTTCAAGCGACCTTGAGAGTCTAGTTGCCAATCCAAAGCAACTCGATAAATTCCTAAATTGGATCGATAAGCTGAAGGAAAGGGGAGTTGAAATAGTAAGCGTAGGCGAATTCGTTAGGAGGAAGGTTAATGATACATACAGAAAGATTCCTGGGGAATGTAGCGAGAGCTTTAGGATAAACGTTAAAGATTACTCAAGCTGGAGCGACTACTTTGATCTTAGCGTTGATGGGAGAACTGGGGATATGAGATGGACTGGGATTAGGAGGGAAGATAACCTGGTGATTAACAGAGTTTACAAGGGGAGGAAGGTTTCCCAGCTATGGAAGTACGCGTTCATGAAGCTCTTTAGGGAATTGAACAGAACGATAAGGTTCGGAGTAATAGACATGCTCAGAACCAATGGCGTTGAGGACATAGAAAAGATTAAGGAATTCCTCGTTAGGTACGCGAGGATATTCTTCAAAGAGCACTACGAATACTTTGAGCTAGATACGAGTGTCGATTACGTTATTGAGCCAATTAAAGATGTTGACCCAGCGATTGCCCTCAAGTTAGGAAGGATCTACTACCTCATGCTACTCTCAAACCACTCCTGTCCGAGGTTCTGGGAGAACGTAGACACTAGGGTCACGTTCGGAAACGTTGCCGTGATAAGCAAGGCCCTCATAGAGCTCATGGAGCTTTACCTTGAGGAGAACAGGGAGAGGGCAAACTACATTTTCTTAGAGTACATGAAGCTCCTTGCATTCCCCCAACTTTACTACGATTACGACCTCTTCAGGCTTAAAGGGCTTGAAGGCTGGGAAACAACGGAAAAGGCGTGGTTCGATTCCCTGAGAAGTGAAGTTCCGAATAGCAAATACAACGTAATAACGAGGGCCGCCCTCTACGTTGGAAAAAGGGACCTTCCAGATGAGATGAAGGAAGTTATAGAGATCTTGTACGATCTGGATCATGCGGTTCCAGATACAGGACACATTCCTGGGGAAATGCACGGGAAATGGGAGAACATGGAGTGGTGCGAGCACAAGGCGGTAGAATGA
- a CDS encoding sugar phosphate nucleotidyltransferase — translation MKAVILAGGFGTRLRPISSTRPKPMVPVLGKPNLQYILEALEKVKEIDEVILSVHYMRGEIREFIQEKMRDYPKDIRFVNDPMPLETGGALKNVEEYVSDDFLVIYGDVFTNFDYSELIEAHKKNDGLVTVALTKVYDPERFGVVITDEEGKIVEFEEKPRKPKTNLVDAGIYMVNKDVLKEIPKNKEVYFEREILPKFVSQGLVYGYKMPKHYYWVDLGTPEDFFYAHQIALDEMARENGYMILGENVEIPEDVEVQGPVYIDDNAKIGHGVKIKAYTYIGPNTMIEDKAYIKRAILLGNDIIKERAELKDTILGEGVVVGKNVIIKENAVIGDYAKIYDNLVIYGAKVLPWKKVEEYEAYIRIKLDPAKVRPELTPDRCPLGLPECIYKKFKAIAGEKPPCDECIENQWLF, via the coding sequence ATGAAAGCAGTAATTCTTGCTGGAGGATTCGGGACGAGATTGAGGCCAATTTCTTCAACGAGGCCGAAACCAATGGTTCCCGTGCTAGGGAAGCCCAATCTACAGTATATTCTCGAGGCCCTCGAGAAGGTTAAGGAGATAGATGAGGTGATCCTTTCCGTTCACTACATGAGGGGTGAGATTAGGGAGTTCATCCAGGAGAAGATGAGAGACTACCCCAAGGATATTAGGTTCGTTAACGACCCCATGCCCCTCGAAACTGGAGGCGCCCTGAAGAACGTTGAAGAGTACGTTTCAGACGACTTCCTTGTAATATATGGAGACGTGTTCACGAACTTCGATTACTCGGAGCTAATAGAGGCCCACAAGAAGAACGATGGCTTGGTTACTGTGGCTTTAACGAAAGTTTACGATCCAGAGAGGTTCGGAGTTGTTATAACTGATGAAGAGGGGAAGATAGTTGAGTTCGAAGAGAAGCCCAGGAAGCCAAAGACTAACTTAGTTGACGCTGGAATTTACATGGTCAACAAAGACGTTCTAAAGGAGATACCCAAGAACAAGGAGGTTTACTTTGAGAGGGAGATACTTCCAAAGTTCGTTAGCCAGGGCCTAGTATATGGATATAAGATGCCCAAGCACTACTATTGGGTCGACCTTGGAACGCCAGAGGACTTCTTCTATGCTCACCAGATAGCCCTGGATGAGATGGCCAGGGAGAATGGTTACATGATCTTGGGTGAGAACGTCGAGATACCTGAGGATGTAGAAGTTCAGGGGCCAGTGTATATAGATGACAACGCGAAGATAGGGCACGGCGTGAAGATAAAGGCTTATACATATATAGGTCCGAACACGATGATAGAGGACAAGGCATACATCAAGCGCGCCATACTCCTGGGCAACGACATAATAAAGGAGAGAGCCGAGCTCAAAGATACAATCCTGGGAGAAGGGGTCGTTGTAGGGAAGAACGTCATAATCAAGGAAAATGCCGTTATAGGAGACTACGCAAAGATCTACGACAACTTAGTTATCTATGGAGCTAAAGTCTTGCCGTGGAAGAAAGTTGAGGAGTATGAGGCTTACATAAGGATAAAGCTAGATCCGGCAAAGGTTAGGCCAGAATTGACCCCAGACAGATGCCCACTCGGGTTGCCTGAGTGTATATATAAGAAGTTCAAGGCTATCGCTGGAGAAAAGCCACCCTGCGACGAGTGTATAGAGAACCAGTGGCTCTTCTGA
- the aspS gene encoding aspartate--tRNA(Asn) ligase has translation MLRTHYSSEITEELNGKKVKVAGWVQEVKDLGGIKFIWIRDREGIVQVTAPKKKVPQEIFKLIPKLNSEDVIVVEGIVNFTPKAKLGFEIIPEKLEVISKAKTPLPLDPTGKVKAELDTRLDNRFMDLRNPRVMSIFKIRSSVFRATREFFYKEGFIEIHTPKIIATATEGGTELFPLKYFENDAFLAQSPQLYKQMMMSTGLDKVFEIGPIFRAEEHNTTRHLNEAWSIDAEMAFIESEEEVMDLLERLILYVINYVRENNEKELKILEFELNEPKKPFPRITYDEALEILSDLGKEIPWGEDIDTEGEKLLGKYMLENEGAELYFIYRYPSEAKPFYIMKYEDKPEVCKAFDLEYRGVEISSGGQREHRHDILVEQIREKGLNPESFEFYLRAFEYGMPPHGGFGLGAERLIMRMLDIGNIREVILFPRDRRRLVP, from the coding sequence ATGCTGAGAACCCATTACTCAAGCGAGATTACGGAAGAGCTAAACGGAAAGAAAGTCAAGGTTGCAGGGTGGGTTCAGGAGGTTAAAGACCTAGGCGGAATAAAATTCATCTGGATTAGGGACAGGGAAGGGATAGTTCAAGTCACGGCACCAAAGAAGAAGGTGCCCCAAGAGATATTCAAGCTAATTCCAAAGCTGAACAGCGAAGACGTGATAGTCGTTGAGGGCATCGTGAACTTTACTCCAAAGGCCAAGCTCGGATTCGAGATAATTCCAGAGAAGCTCGAGGTTATAAGTAAGGCCAAAACCCCCTTGCCACTAGACCCTACTGGAAAGGTCAAAGCTGAGCTCGACACTAGGCTGGATAACAGGTTCATGGACCTTAGGAATCCCAGGGTAATGTCTATATTTAAAATACGCTCCTCCGTTTTCAGGGCAACCAGAGAGTTCTTCTACAAAGAAGGATTCATAGAGATACACACGCCAAAGATAATAGCGACGGCAACGGAAGGAGGAACCGAGCTGTTTCCATTGAAGTACTTTGAGAACGATGCCTTCCTAGCTCAGTCACCACAGTTGTACAAGCAGATGATGATGTCCACAGGCTTAGATAAGGTGTTCGAGATAGGCCCGATATTTAGGGCCGAGGAGCATAACACCACGAGGCACCTAAATGAAGCCTGGAGCATAGATGCTGAGATGGCATTCATAGAGAGCGAGGAAGAGGTAATGGATCTTTTGGAGAGGCTAATCCTGTATGTAATTAACTACGTGAGAGAGAACAACGAGAAGGAGCTTAAAATCCTGGAGTTCGAGCTAAACGAGCCAAAAAAACCTTTCCCCAGGATAACTTATGACGAGGCGCTGGAGATATTGAGTGACCTTGGAAAGGAAATTCCCTGGGGTGAGGATATAGATACTGAAGGTGAGAAGCTTCTAGGAAAATACATGCTCGAGAATGAAGGGGCCGAGCTTTACTTCATATACAGGTATCCAAGCGAGGCAAAGCCATTCTACATAATGAAGTACGAGGACAAGCCAGAAGTATGTAAAGCATTCGATCTGGAGTACAGGGGAGTTGAGATAAGCTCGGGAGGGCAGAGAGAGCACAGGCACGACATTTTAGTGGAACAGATAAGAGAGAAAGGTCTCAACCCGGAGAGCTTTGAATTCTACCTAAGGGCCTTTGAGTATGGAATGCCACCGCATGGAGGCTTCGGGTTAGGGGCGGAAAGGCTGATCATGAGGATGCTTGACATAGGTAACATAAGGGAGGTCATACTCTTCCCAAGGGATAGGAGAAGACTAGTGCCTTGA
- the aor gene encoding aldehyde ferredoxin oxidoreductase, translated as MFGYWGKILRVNLTDGTIKEETFNEEFAKKWLGTRGFGIYFLLKEMDPKVDPFSPENKLIFATGPLTGTSAPTGGRYMVITKSPLTGYIAMANSGGYFGAELKFAGWDAIIIEGKADHPVYLYIHDENVEIRDASKVWGKLVSETEKALKEEVGDKHVQIASIGPAGENKVRFAAVMNNGHRAAGRGGVGAVMGSKNLKAIVVRGHKRVEVADKGKFMEVIREKIEKLKKDPVAGGGLPKYGTAVLVNIINEHGLYPTRNFQTGVFEYAYEQSGEAMAAKYLIRNKPCFACPIGCGRVNYLPSIGETEGPEYESTWALGANLGINDLASIIEANHFADEYGMDTISLGGTLATAMELYERGLIKQEDIGGENEPPFRFGNTEVLHYWIHKIAKREGFGDILAEGGYRLAERFNGTEYFMGVKKQELPAYDPRGAEGHGLGYATNNRGGCHIKQYMISPEILGYPYKMDPHDISDEKVKMVILFQDLTALIDAAGLCLFTTFGLGADDYRDMLNAALGWDFSTEDYLKIGERIWNAERLFNLKAGLDPLKEDTLPKRLLEEPMPEGPNKGHVVRLKEMLPRYYKLRGWTEDGRIPEEKLKELGLEEFI; from the coding sequence ATGTTTGGTTACTGGGGTAAGATACTGAGGGTAAACCTAACCGATGGAACAATAAAGGAGGAAACATTCAACGAGGAATTCGCCAAGAAGTGGCTTGGAACGAGAGGATTTGGAATTTATTTCTTGCTGAAAGAGATGGATCCAAAGGTTGACCCATTCTCTCCAGAGAACAAGTTGATATTCGCCACAGGCCCCCTAACCGGAACTTCCGCCCCAACAGGTGGAAGGTACATGGTAATTACCAAGAGTCCATTAACTGGTTACATAGCGATGGCTAACTCGGGAGGCTACTTCGGTGCCGAGCTAAAGTTCGCCGGTTGGGATGCGATAATAATCGAAGGAAAAGCAGATCATCCGGTTTACCTCTACATACACGATGAGAACGTAGAGATAAGGGATGCGAGCAAAGTTTGGGGCAAGCTCGTTAGCGAGACCGAGAAGGCTCTTAAGGAGGAAGTTGGAGATAAGCACGTCCAGATAGCCTCCATAGGCCCAGCTGGAGAGAATAAGGTCAGGTTCGCTGCCGTAATGAACAATGGCCATAGGGCTGCCGGTAGAGGTGGAGTTGGAGCTGTAATGGGGAGCAAGAACTTGAAGGCCATAGTTGTCAGGGGACACAAGAGGGTTGAGGTCGCCGACAAAGGAAAGTTCATGGAGGTAATTAGGGAGAAGATAGAGAAACTCAAGAAAGATCCAGTAGCAGGTGGAGGCCTTCCAAAGTACGGAACTGCCGTTCTCGTGAATATAATAAATGAGCACGGATTGTATCCAACGAGGAACTTCCAGACTGGAGTTTTTGAGTACGCCTATGAGCAGAGCGGAGAGGCTATGGCCGCTAAGTACCTAATAAGGAACAAGCCGTGCTTTGCGTGCCCGATAGGATGTGGTAGGGTTAATTACCTGCCGTCAATAGGAGAAACAGAGGGGCCCGAGTACGAGAGCACTTGGGCATTAGGTGCTAACCTAGGGATAAACGATTTGGCCTCGATAATAGAAGCTAATCACTTCGCCGACGAGTATGGAATGGATACCATAAGCCTTGGCGGAACGTTAGCTACTGCCATGGAGCTCTATGAGAGGGGATTGATAAAGCAAGAAGACATAGGTGGAGAAAATGAGCCGCCATTCAGGTTCGGTAACACAGAGGTTCTCCATTACTGGATACACAAGATAGCGAAGAGGGAAGGGTTCGGAGATATACTTGCGGAGGGAGGTTACCGCTTGGCTGAGAGGTTCAACGGAACGGAGTACTTCATGGGAGTTAAGAAGCAGGAGTTACCTGCCTACGATCCGAGAGGTGCTGAGGGACATGGACTCGGTTACGCAACGAACAACAGAGGAGGATGTCACATTAAGCAATATATGATAAGCCCAGAAATCCTGGGTTATCCATACAAGATGGATCCCCATGACATAAGCGATGAGAAAGTTAAGATGGTTATCCTGTTCCAGGATCTCACTGCATTAATAGATGCTGCTGGGCTCTGTCTGTTCACGACGTTCGGTCTTGGAGCGGATGACTACAGGGACATGCTTAACGCCGCTCTAGGTTGGGACTTCTCAACGGAGGACTACCTGAAGATAGGAGAGAGAATATGGAACGCTGAAAGGTTATTCAACCTCAAGGCTGGGCTAGATCCTCTCAAGGAAGACACGTTACCCAAGAGGCTCCTCGAGGAGCCGATGCCAGAAGGACCCAACAAGGGACACGTGGTTAGGCTCAAGGAGATGCTTCCAAGGTACTACAAGCTCAGGGGTTGGACAGAGGACGGAAGGATCCCAGAGGAGAAGCTTAAGGAGCTCGGTCTCGAAGAGTTTATTTAG
- a CDS encoding MoaD family protein: MAKVKVKVFATLIDIIGRRIFEEEAENVEDLLNKIYSKYPKVREELEEGYIILVNGHNIEHLQGLRTKLKDGDVISIFPPAGGG; the protein is encoded by the coding sequence ATGGCGAAAGTTAAGGTGAAAGTTTTCGCAACATTAATAGACATAATAGGGAGGAGAATCTTCGAGGAAGAAGCCGAGAACGTTGAGGATTTGTTAAATAAGATCTATTCTAAGTATCCGAAGGTTAGGGAGGAGCTTGAAGAGGGTTATATAATCCTCGTTAACGGTCATAATATAGAACACCTCCAGGGATTAAGGACAAAGCTTAAAGATGGTGATGTAATTAGTATCTTCCCACCTGCTGGAGGCGGTTAA